The following are encoded in a window of Nakamurella sp. A5-74 genomic DNA:
- a CDS encoding ATP-dependent Clp protease proteolytic subunit, producing MGHFTIPDVIERTPNGERAMDVYSRLLSDRVIYLGTEIDDDVANVAVAQLVHLDSDSADLEICLYLNSPGGSMSAAMAIYDTMQFVHAPVATICVGQAASAAAVLLAGGSVGRRAILAHARVLLHQPSIGGRGTISDLALHTQEVLRVREQMNEVLSLHTGRSTDQLLADTERDKVFTAEQAVAYGLADRIVVPHKLQSGGPAQTASSTGP from the coding sequence ATGGGGCACTTCACGATCCCGGACGTCATCGAGCGGACGCCGAACGGTGAACGCGCGATGGACGTCTACTCGCGGCTGCTGTCGGACCGGGTGATCTACCTGGGCACCGAGATCGACGACGACGTGGCCAACGTGGCGGTCGCGCAACTGGTCCACCTGGATTCGGACTCCGCGGACCTGGAGATCTGCCTGTACCTCAACTCGCCGGGTGGCTCGATGTCGGCGGCAATGGCCATCTACGACACCATGCAGTTCGTCCATGCTCCCGTGGCGACGATCTGCGTCGGACAGGCTGCCTCGGCCGCAGCGGTCCTGTTGGCCGGCGGCTCGGTCGGTAGGCGGGCGATCCTCGCGCATGCCAGGGTGTTGTTGCACCAACCGTCCATCGGCGGTCGCGGCACGATCAGTGATCTGGCGCTGCACACCCAGGAGGTGCTGAGGGTGCGGGAGCAGATGAACGAGGTGCTCTCGTTGCACACCGGGCGGTCGACGGATCAGTTGCTCGCAGACACCGAGCGCGACAAGGTGTTCACCGCCGAGCAGGCAGTCGCCTACGGTCTCGCGGACCGCATCGTCGTGCCGCACAAGCTGCAGAGCGGTGGCCCGGCTCAGACGGCCAGCAGTACCGGTCCGTGA
- a CDS encoding helix-turn-helix transcriptional regulator encodes MDRPEPSPTRSADREEGGRVLEFRRPGPAAESPAIDPLWRELAGARLRARRTELGRTLGEVAQRAGISPQYLSEVERGLKDPSSEMLASICGALQLDLAELLRHSILQLGLTSIRSAGDRHGPVLLAV; translated from the coding sequence ATGGACCGACCGGAGCCGTCACCGACCCGTAGCGCCGACCGCGAAGAGGGTGGACGGGTCCTGGAGTTCCGCAGACCGGGTCCTGCCGCCGAGTCCCCCGCCATCGACCCGCTGTGGCGCGAACTCGCCGGCGCGCGGCTGCGCGCCCGACGCACCGAGCTCGGTCGTACCCTGGGTGAGGTGGCACAGCGGGCCGGCATCAGCCCGCAGTACCTCTCCGAGGTCGAGCGCGGTCTGAAGGACCCGTCGTCCGAGATGCTGGCATCCATCTGCGGAGCCCTGCAGCTGGACCTGGCAGAGTTATTGCGGCACAGTATTCTTCAGCTCGGTCTGACGAGCATCCGTTCCGCCGGCGACCGTCACGGACCGGTACTGCTGGCCGTCTGA
- a CDS encoding SRPBCC family protein yields MELEHRFDLPVGVDQAWATLTDVGIVAECFPGAHLEKVEGDTFTGSLKFKAGPLRLTYKGTARFVEKNAAAHTATLEATGTEGPGSTGTVMVTAVAKPLSPNMTQVDVVTTLSLTGRPAQFGRPLMVEIGNRHIGQFADAVSTKLVGRGTGGAELVDVENPDTIAAARREQALHRGDDSGQYVRRVTGDRSAAHRSGDGRLSSLLTTALPAALVFVGVILLRKLLRKDAAPAAPADS; encoded by the coding sequence GTGGAACTGGAGCATCGCTTCGACCTGCCGGTGGGGGTCGACCAGGCCTGGGCAACACTCACCGACGTCGGGATCGTGGCCGAATGTTTCCCGGGCGCCCACCTGGAGAAGGTCGAAGGCGACACCTTCACCGGCTCGCTCAAGTTCAAGGCCGGCCCGCTCCGCTTGACCTACAAGGGCACAGCCAGGTTCGTCGAGAAGAACGCGGCGGCGCACACCGCGACACTCGAGGCGACCGGCACCGAAGGGCCGGGCAGCACCGGCACTGTCATGGTGACTGCCGTCGCGAAGCCCCTGTCCCCCAACATGACCCAGGTCGATGTCGTCACCACTCTGTCGCTCACCGGTCGCCCGGCGCAGTTCGGCCGCCCGCTGATGGTGGAGATCGGCAACCGGCACATCGGACAGTTCGCCGACGCGGTGTCGACCAAGTTGGTCGGCCGCGGTACCGGCGGCGCCGAACTGGTGGACGTCGAGAACCCCGACACCATCGCCGCGGCCCGCCGCGAGCAGGCCCTGCACAGGGGCGACGACAGCGGGCAGTACGTCCGACGGGTCACCGGCGACCGATCCGCCGCACACCGCTCCGGCGACGGCCGGCTGAGCTCCCTGCTGACGACCGCGCTGCCCGCGGCGCTGGTGTTCGTCGGGGTGATCCTGCTGCGGAAGTTGCTGCGGAAGGATGCGGCGCCGGCCGCACCCGCCGACAGCTGA
- a CDS encoding metalloregulator ArsR/SmtB family transcription factor, with protein sequence MDGFAVIAEPSRRRIVDQLRVGARDVAGLVDTLGLSQSLVSKHLRVLREAGVVTVEVAGRRRVYRLSDEPLPDVLAWVEPYHRRWSQAFDSLADALDADRRQREKP encoded by the coding sequence ATGGACGGATTCGCGGTGATCGCGGAACCGAGCAGACGGCGGATCGTGGACCAGCTGCGCGTCGGGGCCAGGGATGTCGCAGGTCTGGTCGACACCCTGGGTCTGTCCCAGTCCTTGGTGTCCAAGCACCTCAGGGTGTTGCGCGAGGCCGGTGTCGTCACGGTCGAGGTCGCAGGAAGACGCCGGGTGTACCGCTTGAGTGACGAGCCACTGCCGGATGTGCTGGCCTGGGTCGAGCCCTACCACCGCAGGTGGTCGCAGGCATTCGACTCCTTGGCCGACGCGCTGGACGCCGACCGCCGACAACGGGAGAAGCCCTGA
- a CDS encoding SRPBCC domain-containing protein, with translation MSNDFDIRLLTAERIAAAPTDAELSEHDGTWVLTVRRVLAHPPSEVWPMLTDPAQLVRWSPIVPDRVLDSAGPALSRESPDTEPVDVEVLQCRVPDELVHRWGSNVLRWRLRAVPDGTHLTLEQSFGDRTEAPLYGAGWQVCLGVLGLLDDGVDAPRVVGPESLQYGWERVRDQYASLFTPQP, from the coding sequence ATGAGCAACGACTTCGACATCCGGTTGTTGACGGCCGAACGTATCGCCGCTGCGCCGACGGACGCGGAACTCAGCGAGCACGACGGCACCTGGGTGCTCACGGTCCGGCGGGTGCTGGCCCATCCGCCGTCCGAGGTCTGGCCCATGCTCACCGATCCGGCGCAGCTGGTGCGATGGTCGCCGATCGTGCCGGATCGCGTGCTGGACTCGGCGGGACCAGCCTTGTCACGGGAGTCGCCGGACACCGAGCCGGTGGATGTCGAGGTGCTGCAGTGTCGCGTTCCGGACGAGCTCGTCCACCGCTGGGGATCCAACGTCCTGCGGTGGAGGCTGCGTGCGGTGCCCGACGGCACCCACCTCACGCTGGAGCAGTCCTTCGGTGACCGCACCGAGGCCCCGCTCTACGGTGCCGGCTGGCAGGTCTGCCTCGGTGTGCTGGGCCTGCTGGACGACGGTGTCGACGCGCCACGGGTGGTCGGCCCGGAGTCCCTCCAGTACGGCTGGGAGCGCGTGCGGGATCAGTACGCCTCCCTGTTCACACCTCAACCCTGA
- a CDS encoding VOC family protein translates to MHFYVEKFDDSEVLFIHRRPEGSPGAGTVMLAEFSIGGAHIRCSDSFVEHEWDFTPATSMWLDCATEEEQQRLFTGLSQDGRVLMPLDDYGFGPFGWVDDRFGISWQLAIG, encoded by the coding sequence ATGCACTTCTACGTCGAGAAGTTCGACGACAGTGAGGTGCTGTTCATCCACCGTCGTCCCGAGGGCTCGCCCGGGGCCGGGACCGTCATGCTGGCGGAGTTCTCCATCGGCGGAGCCCACATCCGGTGCAGCGACAGCTTTGTCGAGCACGAGTGGGACTTCACGCCGGCGACGTCCATGTGGCTGGACTGCGCGACGGAGGAGGAGCAGCAACGGCTGTTCACCGGACTGAGCCAGGACGGCCGGGTGCTCATGCCGCTCGACGACTACGGTTTCGGACCCTTCGGCTGGGTGGACGACCGGTTCGGCATCTCCTGGCAGCTGGCCATCGGCTGA
- a CDS encoding ornithine cyclodeaminase family protein, whose product MYLLPHLGPDDVAAVPWPVVVEAIARAAVTDRAGGPARSAVPLARGEFLLMPAESPDAVGIKVLTIAPDNPALGAPRIQGVYLVFDQHTLTPRALIDGPALTELRTAAVSTHGILQLAPPDRTPGALVVFGSGPQAIAHARALDAVRPPTGTTLIARDATGLARAAAQLVDLQGPVLGIVADRSAAVAEAVHGAEVVVCATTARTPLFDGSWLADDALVVAVGSHEPVSRELDAAVFARAAVVLVEDVPTALREAGDVILAVQEGVLDPGSLLPLGARIPAGIAGPRVFKSVGMAWEDLAIAGAVLARR is encoded by the coding sequence ATGTACCTGCTGCCGCACCTGGGCCCCGACGACGTCGCCGCCGTGCCGTGGCCGGTGGTGGTCGAGGCGATCGCTCGCGCGGCTGTCACCGACCGCGCAGGAGGCCCGGCACGGAGTGCCGTCCCGCTGGCGCGGGGCGAGTTCCTGCTGATGCCGGCCGAGTCGCCGGACGCCGTCGGGATCAAGGTCCTGACGATCGCGCCGGACAACCCGGCGCTCGGTGCCCCTCGGATCCAGGGTGTGTACCTGGTCTTCGACCAGCACACCCTCACCCCGCGGGCACTGATCGACGGTCCGGCACTGACCGAGCTGCGCACCGCCGCCGTCTCGACCCATGGCATCCTGCAGCTGGCACCACCGGATCGGACACCGGGCGCGTTGGTGGTCTTCGGATCCGGGCCGCAGGCGATCGCCCACGCACGGGCGCTCGACGCCGTCCGTCCGCCCACCGGAACGACGCTGATCGCCAGGGACGCAACAGGTCTGGCACGAGCGGCTGCTCAGCTCGTCGACCTCCAAGGACCGGTCCTCGGGATCGTCGCCGACCGGAGCGCGGCGGTGGCGGAGGCGGTCCATGGGGCCGAAGTGGTGGTGTGTGCGACCACGGCGAGGACTCCGCTCTTCGACGGTTCCTGGCTCGCCGACGATGCGCTGGTCGTCGCGGTCGGTTCCCACGAGCCCGTCTCTCGGGAGCTCGACGCAGCGGTGTTCGCTCGCGCCGCCGTGGTGCTGGTCGAGGATGTGCCCACCGCACTTCGGGAGGCCGGCGACGTGATCCTGGCGGTGCAGGAGGGCGTGCTGGATCCGGGATCGTTGCTCCCGCTCGGCGCCCGGATCCCGGCCGGAATCGCCGGACCGCGGGTGTTCAAGAGCGTCGGGATGGCCTGGGAAGACCTGGCCATCGCCGGAGCGGTGTTGGCGAGGCGCTGA
- a CDS encoding hydantoinase/oxoprolinase family protein, with product MTSIRVSMDIGGTFTDVVTYDEQTGAFSAGKASTTPGNLSDGVLTGLGSVVDSPADIGFLVHGTTQGLNAFLERRGVPVLLLATDGVQDSYHIARGPRTRLYDLHYRKPEPLVPRRDVVGIGGRMTSDGTELSSLDEQAVRAAAHTAAAGGHGAIAVAFLFSYANPSHELRAREILLEELGEDFTVSLSHEAAKEWREYERTSSAVVEAYTGPIVRRYLLDLEQRLTDQGLHVPLHVMQSSGGILTAESARRRPLQTLLSGPVGGAIACAELSAVSSRPNLIGIDMGGTSFDVSLIVDGEPDVTAEAHLEGLPMLMSVVNIHTVGAGGGSVAWAEAGGLRVGPRSAGARPGPACYGRGGTEPTVTDANLVLGRIDPEGFAGGQLTLDVDAARTAVAGLGSAFGLSDVAMAEGICDVANSKMAQAIRTITVSRGIEPRDSSMVAFGGAGPMHAVFLAAELGITETIVPRFPGAFSAWGMLQTRIRKDLTEPYFRPEADLDAADMAAHLRRMEDDAATTLAGEGVQPEHRTVSHAVDIRYAEQEYTLTVPLESADESSGERFLADVAERFAKMHESRYGHANLGAPIELVTLRTTGWGDLGKPAPQAWPVASSPDFAHAVRPVVFAGEQHDTVIVHRDVLFSGHRLSGPAVIVEATATTVIPPGYDITVDAIGSLIVRAQSEV from the coding sequence ATGACGAGCATCCGCGTATCCATGGACATCGGCGGCACCTTCACCGACGTCGTGACCTATGACGAACAGACCGGCGCGTTCAGCGCGGGCAAGGCGTCCACCACACCGGGAAACCTGAGCGATGGCGTGCTGACCGGACTGGGATCGGTGGTCGACAGCCCGGCCGACATCGGCTTCCTGGTCCACGGAACCACCCAGGGGCTCAACGCCTTCCTGGAGCGACGCGGGGTCCCGGTGCTGCTGTTGGCCACCGACGGCGTGCAGGACAGCTACCACATCGCGCGGGGCCCGCGGACCCGGCTCTACGACCTGCACTACCGGAAACCGGAGCCGCTCGTCCCTCGTCGGGACGTGGTGGGGATCGGGGGCCGGATGACCTCCGACGGCACCGAACTCAGCTCCCTGGACGAGCAGGCGGTCCGCGCCGCGGCACACACCGCCGCTGCAGGTGGGCACGGCGCGATCGCGGTCGCGTTCCTGTTCAGCTACGCCAACCCGAGCCATGAGCTGCGGGCCCGCGAGATCCTGCTGGAGGAACTGGGCGAGGACTTCACCGTCTCGCTCTCCCACGAGGCCGCGAAGGAATGGCGCGAGTACGAGCGGACGTCCTCAGCGGTCGTGGAGGCCTACACCGGTCCGATCGTCCGCCGCTATCTGCTGGACCTCGAGCAGCGTCTGACGGATCAGGGCCTGCACGTGCCGCTGCACGTCATGCAGTCCAGTGGCGGCATCCTCACCGCCGAGTCGGCACGACGACGACCGTTGCAGACGCTGCTGTCCGGACCGGTCGGCGGCGCCATCGCCTGCGCCGAGCTGTCGGCCGTCTCTTCGCGTCCGAACCTGATCGGCATCGACATGGGCGGCACCTCGTTCGACGTCTCGCTGATCGTCGACGGCGAACCGGACGTCACCGCCGAGGCGCACCTGGAGGGCTTGCCGATGCTGATGAGCGTCGTCAACATCCACACCGTCGGTGCCGGCGGTGGATCGGTCGCCTGGGCGGAAGCCGGTGGGCTCCGGGTCGGCCCGCGGTCGGCGGGTGCCCGGCCCGGTCCGGCCTGCTACGGCCGCGGCGGCACCGAACCGACGGTCACCGATGCCAACCTGGTACTCGGCAGGATCGATCCGGAAGGCTTCGCCGGCGGTCAGCTGACGCTCGACGTCGACGCCGCCAGGACCGCCGTGGCGGGACTGGGATCCGCGTTCGGGCTCAGCGACGTCGCGATGGCCGAAGGCATCTGCGATGTCGCGAATTCGAAGATGGCGCAGGCGATCCGGACGATCACCGTCTCCCGCGGAATCGAGCCCAGGGACTCGAGCATGGTCGCCTTCGGCGGCGCCGGCCCGATGCACGCGGTGTTCCTCGCCGCCGAACTGGGCATCACCGAGACGATCGTTCCGCGGTTCCCCGGCGCGTTCTCCGCCTGGGGGATGCTGCAGACCCGCATCCGCAAGGACCTGACCGAGCCGTACTTCCGGCCCGAGGCCGACCTGGACGCTGCCGACATGGCGGCACATCTGCGCCGGATGGAGGACGACGCCGCAACCACCCTGGCAGGCGAGGGTGTGCAGCCCGAGCACCGGACGGTGTCACACGCCGTCGACATCCGGTACGCCGAGCAGGAGTACACCCTGACGGTGCCGCTGGAGAGCGCGGACGAATCCTCCGGCGAGAGGTTCCTCGCCGACGTGGCGGAGCGGTTCGCGAAGATGCACGAGAGTCGTTACGGCCACGCCAATCTCGGTGCCCCCATCGAGCTGGTCACCCTGCGCACCACCGGCTGGGGAGACCTGGGCAAGCCCGCTCCGCAGGCCTGGCCCGTGGCGTCCTCACCGGACTTCGCGCATGCGGTGCGCCCCGTCGTGTTCGCCGGCGAGCAGCACGACACGGTGATCGTGCACCGCGATGTTCTGTTCAGCGGTCACCGGCTGAGCGGACCCGCGGTGATCGTCGAGGCAACCGCGACCACCGTCATCCCACCGGGCTACGACATCACCGTCGACGCCATCGGTTCCTTGATCGTCCGCGCACAGAGCGAGGTGTGA
- a CDS encoding hydantoinase B/oxoprolinase family protein produces the protein MSVAAATSIDPVTVEIIRNALNAAAEDMNATLIRSAYTPIIYEAGDCVVALLDADHQVLGQSAGLPIFLGNLETCTRATEERFGREVWEPGDVWILNDSYLGGTHLNDVTIFGPVFVGELLVGFTASRAHWIDVGSKDPGGSMDSVNIFQEGLRLGAMKLVEGGRHVRSVMDTIAYNVRFPYPTSGDMHAMIACITMGEKRLQELVARFGLDVLEAARDEIFRQTEQLERAVISAIPDGVYRAEGVLDNDGIDLDTPIPIRLTVTVAADTIDFDVTESADQAVGPVNCGAAQAVSALRVGYKLLVSPDLPGNGGSFRTMSTQVRSGSVLGAVAPAACQWYFSHLGLLIDMVAKALAPAMPDRVAGASHGDSMIILTSGNDPRTKRDFVSLEATVGGWGAWDGSDGESALINNVNGSLKDIPIEVYETRYPWRITNYRIRPDSGGPGRWRGGNGVQREYEALTDCTVSLWFERSRQPAWGLFGGGDAIGPDVVINPGRADERRVLKANGLRLRAGDVVRCAAGGGGGYGDATERPAAAVLDDVRDRYLSAEFAQAQYGITLPIA, from the coding sequence ATGTCCGTAGCTGCAGCCACTTCCATCGATCCGGTGACGGTCGAGATCATCCGCAACGCATTGAACGCAGCAGCGGAGGACATGAACGCCACGCTGATCCGGTCTGCGTACACCCCGATCATCTACGAGGCGGGTGACTGCGTCGTCGCTCTGCTGGACGCCGACCACCAGGTGCTCGGCCAGTCGGCCGGCCTGCCCATCTTCCTGGGCAACCTGGAGACCTGCACCCGGGCGACCGAGGAGCGGTTCGGCCGGGAGGTCTGGGAACCGGGGGACGTCTGGATCCTCAACGACTCCTACCTGGGCGGTACCCATCTCAACGATGTGACGATCTTCGGGCCGGTCTTCGTCGGCGAGTTGCTGGTGGGGTTCACCGCCTCGCGGGCGCACTGGATCGATGTCGGGTCCAAGGATCCCGGCGGCTCGATGGACTCAGTCAACATCTTCCAGGAAGGCCTGCGGCTCGGGGCGATGAAGCTCGTGGAGGGCGGTCGGCACGTCCGGTCGGTGATGGACACCATCGCCTACAACGTGCGCTTCCCCTACCCGACGAGCGGTGACATGCACGCGATGATCGCGTGCATCACAATGGGGGAGAAGCGGTTGCAGGAATTGGTCGCACGTTTCGGCCTCGACGTCCTCGAGGCAGCGCGGGACGAGATCTTCCGCCAGACAGAGCAACTCGAACGCGCGGTGATCAGCGCGATACCGGACGGGGTCTATCGCGCGGAGGGAGTGCTCGACAACGACGGCATCGACCTCGACACGCCGATCCCGATCCGGCTGACCGTCACCGTCGCAGCAGACACCATCGACTTCGACGTCACCGAGTCGGCCGACCAGGCGGTCGGACCGGTCAACTGCGGTGCAGCACAGGCGGTCTCGGCTCTGCGGGTCGGTTACAAGCTGCTGGTCAGCCCCGATCTGCCGGGCAACGGTGGCTCGTTCCGCACGATGAGCACCCAGGTCCGGTCGGGATCGGTGCTCGGTGCGGTCGCTCCGGCCGCGTGCCAGTGGTACTTCTCGCACCTGGGACTGCTCATCGACATGGTCGCCAAGGCCCTCGCGCCGGCGATGCCCGACCGGGTGGCGGGAGCCAGCCACGGGGACTCGATGATCATCCTGACCTCCGGCAACGATCCGCGGACGAAGCGCGACTTCGTCAGCCTCGAGGCCACCGTCGGCGGATGGGGAGCGTGGGACGGATCGGACGGGGAGAGTGCGCTGATCAACAACGTGAACGGATCCCTCAAGGACATTCCGATCGAGGTCTACGAGACCCGGTACCCGTGGCGGATCACGAACTATCGGATCCGTCCCGACTCCGGCGGCCCGGGTCGTTGGCGGGGTGGCAACGGCGTGCAGCGGGAGTACGAGGCGCTCACCGACTGCACGGTGTCGCTGTGGTTCGAGCGGTCCCGTCAGCCTGCCTGGGGTCTGTTCGGCGGGGGCGACGCCATCGGCCCCGACGTGGTGATCAACCCGGGCCGCGCCGACGAACGCCGGGTGCTCAAGGCCAACGGTCTGCGACTGCGGGCCGGCGACGTGGTGCGCTGCGCCGCAGGTGGTGGTGGCGGCTACGGGGATGCGACCGAGCGGCCGGCGGCCGCGGTGCTCGACGACGTCCGCGACCGGTACCTGTCCGCCGAATTCGCCCAGGCCCAGTACGGGATCACCCTGCCTATCGCATGA